gttatggcatgcagaaagtatttcctcttgaagtgttgtcggcacgtcAAGGAGGTACGCTCGCGAACTgaaaccagggttcttcttatagagcatgCCTCGTCGCAGGGAAAAGGACAACACATGCgtagaaaaacatttaggaacagTGGCTGGCTgaccttccaaataatcgatgaggggtcgtaacACTGGATCGGCGCACTGCTGGGTTGACAAATCAGAAGAATGAATATCCctaaggaaactgatgtcgtcgtccgtgtcggggttgcgagttcgacaagcgccgaacagctttcttttcacATGGGGGTGGAAATTTCGCAACCACGGCAAGCTTGTCGGGGTTGGGCTTCACGCCGGAGGCGCTGACAACATGGCCGaaaaatttcagctcctggtaatcgaagtggcatttttggggcttcaatgtcaAGTTAGCTGAACAAAGGgattcgaggaccgtccgcaggcgttcaagatgTTGACTAAGTGAGTCGGcaaaaaccaccacgtcgtcgagatagacgaGGCAGCACCGCCATTTAAGACCGGCAAGGACaatgtccatcatccgctgaaaggtggcaggcgcagaacaaagaccaaaaggtagaactttaaattcataaaagccgtcgggagtgacaaaggccaCCTTCCCACGATCCTGTTCATCGatctcaatttgccagtagccactttttaggtcgatggataAAAAATACTGAGcacgccgaaggcggtcgagagagtcgtcaatacgtggcaatgggtaaacatccttcttcgTGACCgcgttcagcttccggtaatcgacgcaaaaacgcagattgctgtctttctttttaacgagcaCAACCGGCAAGGACCATGGGCTGGATAACATCATcatcgagcatctccttaacctggtacttaatgacttcgcgctctgtagacgatatgCGATAGGGTGTTGACAGATTGAGTGTACGTCATCGTATGTCACGATGCGGTGCTTGGCGATGGTAGTTTGACACACTTATGAAGAGGAGGCGAAACAcactctgaattcgagcaatagtgcacacaaCTGTTCCcattggctggttgacagcgtggagttgacatcgaggctctcgagggagaaAGAAGGCTGCACtcgttctgaggagaagcactcggaaataACGGAGATGCGTTCGgcaaaggctacggaagtgccgcgaaaaagatgccgatgctcgtgcgtaaaattggtagcaagtacctgtgactggccactgttaAGATGGAttagactgcgggccacgcacacgccttgcgtcagcagaaatgaaaggttggtttcggcgatggcatCACCGTCCTGAACTGATTAGCACTCAGCCGTAATGAAGgtgctggttcgaggcggcagggtgacagtgtccgtagaaactcgaagcgtCTGGCTTGGTCATGGCGTATTGCTGAGGGCAACAGCAAtttcagttgaaaacgtgacttTGTTGTCGCGTAGGTCAGTAATTCCCCCATATTCACACAGAAaatcgacacctaagatgaggtcgcgcaAACAGTTATTCAGACCAAGACAGCAAATGACAAATATGaactcccggatttgaactcgggtaGTGCACATGCCGTGAGGTGCAATCAGATGACTGCCCGCAGTGCAAaagtgtgtgccagcccatggcgtgagaacctttttgagaacggcagcgagctggctgcttagaatcgaataatcagcaccagtatctaataacgctcgaaagTGGTGACCATCCagtatcacaggtatgtctaaggaaagccctCGCGAGTTGCAGGCCCCGGAGGGGATGATCGGTCACAGGCGTCTTTGCCTGCAGACTTTGCCACCGGTAAgtcgtcggcgtggcgtgtgctttctaatggcgtCAGTGCATCGGAGGGATCAGAGAGCCCGGGCGTCGGAATCGTCGAGGCGCCATCATGTGTCagcgtcgatgtgtcgaagcgagcggGTACTGCATACCTCGGAACCATCAAAGCGTCGTTATATCAAGGGAGCGTCGCTGTGTCGTAGTGAACGGTGACCACAGACTTCGGAACCGttgaggcgtcggcatgtcgtgtccACGTTAATGGGGGGTCTCCCGCACAACaatgtccagcgagcccaccccctgaGGTCTCTGGCTGCAGTTTTCCCGTCGTGGGCTGGGCGACTGACCTTGCGTCGCCCGGGAACAACTCGCGGATGGTGGTGAAGGACGACCCCTGGGCAACGGGAATCGAGcctgctggcgacgagactgaagccaacgttggtcttcaaggaaatccgcgacggcccgtggtcgttcgccatagcggggtcgaggagaatcggcggGAAACCCCTCGAAGCctagacggcggtaggggcagtgccgatacaggtgacctggttcgccGCAGTGAAAGCATTGGGGGCGTCGGTCgaatgtgcgccacacgtcggctttgcgtgcggatggtcggggagcttccacgtactgcggtacgggtgcaggcggccccggcacttcagcaggagccggaacaaAGGGCGCCGAAGCTGGAGCAGGGCACcacagggcttcggcgtaggtgagacgacagTCAGGCGAGACACGAGGAGGGGATGGACGTCGCGCACAATCGAACGTATGAGATCACGTAGTGGGGAGGTGTCGATGCTGTGGAATGGTAATTCgccggaaacggaggcggcggacacgggtcgatcgtacgcgtcGCTCTTTGCTGAAGGACCCTCTcaatcgtggaagactcagtgagaaaCTCGGTGACAGTCTTCGGAAGGCTGCAGACAAGGCCAGCAAAGAGTTactccttgacgccacgcatgagatggtgCAGCCTTTTGTCCTCGGACATTTCAGGGTCCGCGCGCCTGAAGAGGCATGTCAAGTCCTCTGCATACGCTGCAATGTTTTCATTTGGAAGCTAAACACgtgattgcagagcgcgttctgcccgttcgtgacgatccgagctgccgtatgtttctggcgccggaactcactccaagacgACAACTGGTCTTCgcggttttcgaaccatgtccgagcaCCGTCGTCTAAGCTGAAGTAGACGTTCCtgagctgggcggcgtcatcccactggttgaacgCGGCAACTCACTCGTAGtactgcaaccagtcttccacgtatTCAAAGATGTCACcatggaaggacttcgggatgcggggttTCTGAAGCATGAAGTAGAGTGTGGTCGCCCCAGGCATTGGGGTGGTCGCACCAGGGTGTTCCGTGGACATACCAGATGGGGCAGGCTCGggtggtaagcctcgaatccggcgcgAACACGGGGAACAGGCGTCTTGACGGGAACAGGACTGGAGCTCAGGCTAACctttggggtacgggacatgagatcgatcccacctccactagatttgtcacggtgttggtgacaagacaagTATCCGGCAAGAGAGGGCTCAGCAGACGTCCTTCGATGGGGGGGGGGTGACAGTGCGCTTCGTCGTTCAATCCACGCGCCACCAGCATCAACGTCTTTTTgcctcagcgccacctggcaatatgacCTTTCTTTTGAGTCATCAGTAGAGTCGATCATAAGTGCATAACAGACCATGCGAGGTGTCAGTGGAAATGCACGAGCCAAGTGAAACACGAAGAGCAGGAGGGAATCGGCATGCACTGTACATGACAGTAAAAATGGTGAcgcctttgctttttttttccttcgaaaGGAAATAAAGGTGACGCTGAAGACAGAATTTCATGCTAAGGGGTAGTTAGCACACATGTTCAGAGGAATGCACATAATGTGTGTTTGGCACAAACAGAAAGAAGACTTCTTTTTGGAATATTTGTTAAGGCACTCCTTAAATGGTCTCCTGGCATTTTAAGGGTGGCCTTGTAGTAATTGTGGTGCTGGGAGCTTAATCTGATCACATAATTTAAATCCTTTCTTAGGACTGCTAGGCACAACTCTATTTCATGTGATCAAACACATTCCAGTGTTTTACAGATGTCGTTGTTGACTTGATTGTACAATCAATTTTTTACGGTGTTGCACAAGTGACATGTTTACTATTTTAGTTTATTTTTGTATACAGTATCTTTGTGTCACTGTCAATACTGTTTTCGTCACTGCTGACCTTTTTTAAATGTTGGCTTTGGTTAATTTCAGGTGGAACAGTTCTGGAGGCACTACAGCCATTAGATTTGGCCATCAGAAATGTCAGGACACAGTGACTACCACCTCTTCAAGGAAGGTATCAAACCAATGTGGGAGGCAAGCTCTTTTCTGTTGTTTTTGTATTTGCATGCCATCTTGGACACTGAATGTTGAAAAATTGGAACTGATATATGACTTTATGTAATTCCAGAAGTGTTAAAGTTGCTTTGTAGTTGACTGAATTTTTCGTTTACCGCATTCCATGGGTGCTTCTGTGAGGTCACATGCAAATTTGCCCAAGTGACTGAGAAAACAGAAAGTAGATGATTAGGCAAAGTGTTTTACTAGGCATTGAACAGCCCTGCTTTCAATGCACTTCTGCAACTTCCTTTTACTGTCTTCAGCTCAGTTTTCTTACATGCACAGTAGTAGTTCGCACAGTAAAAAGGAAACAAGTGCACATTATTACTCTCATATACTTTAAAAGATAGTTTGCTCTGTTTATTCAGTGGATACCTTACTTCGCACTTACATGTGAACTGATTCATAGTGGCAGCCTCACTGTTGACGTTCCTCTGCTGCAAAACTGAGGAGAGCATCCTCTCCATGCAGCTGCCTGTAATATAAGTCATCATGCTCTCAAGCAGGAGACAGGCAGGGGGATTAGAAAGTATTCCAAGGCTGTTGTAAAATTTAGAGAATGTGACAAATCAGCTGGGTAATGCAAAATGATGCGTATTCTGTAGCCTTCTAAAGGTAACAGCTGTTTGTACAGCGTCCGTGTGCATAATTTCACAAGTAGGTATTTCAGGCACACTGCTTCATTGCATACACATTTTCAGCTCTTTACTGGCATGCAAGAGCTCACTGGTTATCCTGGCAGAAATCAAACTTGTGATAATCGTTTCAGCAGCAATGGAATTAACATTACAGTGTGCACACCAGAGGACTGTATGAAAATACCATCTCTTAGGAGAGGCCAGGCAGATGTGGCCATTTGTTTCATTTACTTTCACTGAACTAAACTTAAGGCGAAAGAAAAAACATGAGAAGTAAGGTTATACAGTGAAGCAGACTAGCAGTTATCCTGAAATTCTCAAAGTTTAAAGTGAGGTCTGAGTGTAAAAAGTAAGTTTATTTCTCATTGTTGCAAGAATGGGATTACATTAGTTGTCAGTTTTTCAGCAAATAACACATTTTTCACATTAAGCAAGAAGGGAGGGAGCTGCAGCAACTACAGTATTGTTGCAGAACCAGGAAACAAAGCTGGCTATTAAAAACATCAAGCAACATTGGTACAAAAACATTACTCTGAGCCAGACATAAAATGCTTTCTGCAGCATGTGTAACCTTTGTAAACCCGGGGGTTTACTAATATGCTGTGCAGGCACTGAGGCCATGTCATGATAGTTTCGTACTGCTCCTACTGGTCCACTCAAAATACAAAAGGGAACTTGAAGCTAAGGCTGCCGCTACTACTATGCACCAACCACCATAGCAATTTTGGCACAAACATCGCATCAGAGTGCCAACATTGAGAGCTATTAGCGTGCATCATGATGTTGGCAGTTTTCTTCAGTGCACTCTGTTTGATTTCTATGCCAGGATGAAGCTAACCGCACTGGTGGCAAGTGGATCGTACGGCTGCGCAAGGGGCTAGCGTCCCGCTGCTGGGAGAACCTGATCCTGGCCATCCTTGGCGAGCAGTTTATGGTCGGTGAAGAGGTGTGCGGTGCGGTGGCGTCAGTGCGCTTCCAGGAGGACATCAATCCAGGAGGAGTGTCAATATGGAACCGCACTGCCAGTGACAGCCATACCACGCTACGCATCCGAGACACCCTGCGGCGTGTTTTCAACCCTGCCCATCAACACCGTCATGGAGTACAAGACACACACCGGCAGCTTGAGGCACGTGTTGCCATTTCTTGCAACCATGCATGCCTTCAACGTGCCATACCCTAACAAATTTTTTTAGCTTGGTTTTCTTCAATATAACCATTTTAGTGCTCATTTGTGAAGCGTGCCTCCTTCTGTTGGTATTTTTGTTTACGTTGAATATGAGATATCCTTAGTGGCTTTGAAAAATAGGGATTAGAGCTGTGCACTACAGAGATTGAGGTGTTGCAACATGAGCACTGCATAAAGTTAATATGAGAGGGAGAGTTTATAATTAATAAAAGTAAAATGTCTTTCTTGGACAGAAAGGGCAAAAATATTTCTGGTCAGCAAAGGTCATATGGCTAGTTTGTTTGTGCAATACTAGTATACTGGGCTTGTGGCAGGCTCAGTTTATCCTCCTTATGATGTGAGTAGCATTTTCTGGAGTAATTTGTTGAGCCTTCAAGGCTTCCTCCTCTACTCTCCTTTGTATTCTTTCAGTAGTGCTTTCCTGGCCTCTGCAGAAAAAGATAATACGTTTGAATAGCATATTTGTTTCAGCTGCAAACATCAGATTTTCCTTCCTGATGGTCAGTTTGGTGTAGTTACTTTATTTAGGCTTACATCTTGCTGGAATATACTGGACAGAGTTAGCAGATACTATGTGGTGTAAACAGAGCGTATCACATTTTTATATATATGTGCTTCTTGTCTACATTTCATGCAAACCCCGAGGCAGATCAACTGGTAGCGAAAGTCCTGTAAGGTGCCAGCGTGATGGCAGAGCTAGGAACGAGTTTCGGGGTGCCACGTGGGGGATATGCTAAAATTGAGTAACAAAAGAAAAAGGGACAGTGTTAGGTCATTGTGGCACGGATTTTTAATGTTTTTCAGATGGCTTTAAAAGACAAGATCAATGACAGCCAAGACAGAACAGTGCTCAGCCAAGTTTGCAAGTAATGGAAACCATAACTCCTCAGCCGGTTTAACTTGACAGGAATTTTGACTGCCAAGTGAAGTCAATGCATAACTGCGGTGTTGAACTGAGTTGACTCTTAGCTGACTTGCTTGAGCATCGT
The Amblyomma americanum isolate KBUSLIRL-KWMA chromosome 3, ASM5285725v1, whole genome shotgun sequence genome window above contains:
- the LOC144125897 gene encoding uncharacterized protein LOC144125897 isoform X1, with the protein product MPMCRQEAQKRMAPVVLLFFGCCSREYIHSVPSEHLWFLLVLSTELIAGQTFRQKNVLPAFQYKKRGSESGQKMVGVSQEAGARQFSRWQLGGEPAKSDYGRAGNNSRRAWWNSSGGTTAIRFGHQKCQDTVTTTSSRKDEANRTGGKWIVRLRKGLASRCWENLILAILGEQFMVGEEVCGAVASVRFQEDINPGGVSIWNRTASDSHTTLRIRDTLRRVFNPAHQHRHGVQDTHRQLEARVAISCNHACLQRAIP
- the LOC144125897 gene encoding uncharacterized protein LOC144125897 isoform X2, encoding MKRRKSYARKKPKKCRRRYYEECAEADSDAATLWTVTPPTVVKREYKKRGSESGQKMVGVSQEAGARQFSRWQLGGEPAKSDYGRAGNNSRRAWWNSSGGTTAIRFGHQKCQDTVTTTSSRKDEANRTGGKWIVRLRKGLASRCWENLILAILGEQFMVGEEVCGAVASVRFQEDINPGGVSIWNRTASDSHTTLRIRDTLRRVFNPAHQHRHGVQDTHRQLEARVAISCNHACLQRAIP